The genomic region AAGGTGtatagaaagagagagatggagaagagaAAGGATTCAGAGAAGAAAAACCTGTGAAtggggcccaagcagctgaaggctctGCGACTGATGGTGAGGCAAAGGGAGGGAGTGGTTCAGAAGAGGCATGAGTCTGAGGGGTGTTGGAATAGAGGACGTGGtggagttggtggtgggggggtggtggtggtatggcggtaggtgaggccatggagggatatagGGATGGGAATTTTAAACTCACAACGATGACGCTTCTCACCATGATTCTTCTTCCAATGAATTTTTATCTGAGTGTTACTGCTTAGAATCCTGTGCGTTCCATTCAAAAGTCCAGGTTTTTGGAGAAAGCAAATGAACTGAGTGGTGAATGTACAAGCACTCAGTTTTGTGCTCAGAAGATCCAGAATCAACTTCCTTGGTGCACTTCTCTCTGCAGTTTTGCTTCTTAAAGTGCAAAAAGAACTTTGTAAAATGGGCTCAGTTGAGATTTCCAACAGAATCATGGTACCTTTGTGAAATGTGTGGATATGATAGTCATCTTATCAATAGCTAGCACAATCGTTTCTATGGTAACCTTCCATTTTTTATGAAATATGTTTTCTACTGGAGGCAGATGTAGAATTACATTGGAACTGGGAAATCTCAATCCCTATCTTGGTCCTTGATGGCATTCTCCATTCAGGGAGCTGTTGTCTCCAACAATATCTGGAATATAGTATCACCATCTCACTTTTACTCTCCAGCGCTAATGAGGATTTTACCTTTCATTCCAAAATTTCACAACTTATAAATAGAGCTTACAATGCGAAGCACAAATTTACATAAACAACAAGATTAAGGTTTGAGTGCTGAAATTTGGGGGAAGAAAAACAAACTTGCATCTAAACTGCAGGTAGCTTCTCCATTTAAAATATGATTCAACATTTACTTGCTGCCATGAGATATAGTGGGCATTCTGACCAGGAAAGGTCTGGATTGAGGTGACCTCGACAATTAGTTGCTCATATGTACTGCCTGCACTCAAATGCTCCAGTCATCAATGTTTTGGACATGTTTATTTTCCTTCGCCTGAAATCCAGTGCTCAAATCTCAATCTAATTATTTCTAAAATGTAGTTGTCCTTTTTTATTAGCTTGCTGCTGCCAAATTGGAGAAAGCAGATAGGACAATGGTACATGGTCACTATCTTTGTAAATTTTCTCTCTGCATTTTAAAACTtacatttttaattcattcactggatatgggcatcactggcaaggccagcatttattgtccatgcctaattgcccttaacgGAGTGGCTTTCTGGATCTTTCAGAGGGCAGctgtgagtcaaccacattgctgaggggctGAAGTCAGATGTGGGTCAGACAAAGTAAGGTCAGTGGATTTCCTTCCTTATAGAACATTagcgaaccagttgagtttttatgacaatttggtagcttttgatcaccattactgataacaactttttattccagatttatttattaactgaatttaaattcttaatgtcctttaaggaaggaaatctgctgtccttactttgtCTGGCCTattcagaccctcagcaatgtggttaactcacaACTGCCCTCTGATAGGTTGAGAAGCCACTcagttgctgtgctgggattatgaactcagtctctggatcattagttgaGGCCTCTAGATTAGGGTCCAGTCACATGACCATTATGCTGCCATTCCCAATTTACAACCTATTTCAAATTTTAGAATAAAAtacaaagaacttgaatttatataattTTTAATggcctcagcacatcccaaagcactttagaaatAATTAAGTActcagaagtgtagtcactgttgtagaatggcagccaatttgtgcacagcaagctcccacaaaaagcaatgcaataatgaccagatgaaCTGTTTTAGTGattatgattgagggataaatattgaccaggtctcctggaataactcccctgctcttctttgcaatgGTACTATGGATTCTGTTAAGGGGTATCAGTTTAACTACGgcgctgaaagacggcacctccggcagtgcggcacttcctGCACCTTAGATTTTGTGTTTTACTCTCTGCAGTGGCACTTGAAGTCATCTCCTCTTCCTGCACTGAGTCAAGGCTGATTCCAAGTGCAAATAGGTTGGGAGGCTTCTGTTCTTATGGGTCTCTTCCCGCCTGGGATGACATGCTGACCAGTGTCAGCCCCAAGCAGCGCTGTCTGCATCTTCAAACAAATTGCAAATGCTCAAAGTGGTTCAGATCAGTGGCTACGTTGTAGCTGACGCGGTGCCGCGGCATTTGCCGACGCTCAGTTGGACTGAGGATTCCGCTGGGATGTAGCGCCGAGTGCATGGAGCTTTTCACATTGCAAAGACTCATTTTGCCCTGTCTTTGGAAAGAATATCAAACATCTGCCAATTAAAACAGAACACACTCAACAGGGAGATGGATGTCAGCCTCTTCACCTGAGCAGTTGTTTTTGGATATTTTTGAAACAAGGAAATTGCTGCAAGGTCAGGTCTGAGCTCCTCGGGAGAAGGACAGCTGGAGAACTAGTGGGGAGAGGAGGTGAGTGTGCTTTAAGGACTTTGCATTCCTGCTACTACAACAGCCGCAGTGCTCTGCAGTGGCGTCTCCTCCAGCTTGTCCCGTTCAGCCGCTGGCTTCATGTGGGCTTTTTGCAGAGGCGCCGCTCTCTGTGAGTGAAGGGAGAAGTAGGGGGTGATAGAGCCAGGGATGGCTTGCTTACCGCAGCGGCAAGTGCAGGGCAGCAGACCGTGAATCATAGCCAGGCTGGAGCAGCTCCGGGCTCTAGTTGTGCTGTCTGACCTCCTTGGAATGCAAAAACGCCTTCCTAAATAAACCGTGTTACCGGTGTGGGGAATGCTTTGAAGACAGAACCTTTAGTGCAACCTTGCTATGTATGAGGGTGCACGGATATAAATAGCTAGATTTCTGTTTGTTATCACCCCTGCGCTGTTACTCGCGGTTGGGAGCTCTCCAACAGTCTGGATTTTCAGTTGAAAATACTTGGTTCAGAATTAGCTTTGGTGCCTTGTCTGGGAAATATATATAGAACTGAAACCGCCCCGTGCTTCCCCTTCAGTTTCGTGTTGATTATTCAGGGGATAGTCGGCTCTAAAAAGGAAATAGTGAACATTATTCTAAATATAAATAAGCTACGAcatagagtctgtgtgtgtgtgtgtgtttgtgggtctgtctggatatctgtgtgtgtgtgtcattataTATCTGTGCCTATGTCATTGTGTGTGTATCTCTCAGTATGCGTTTGTATTGTGTGAGGGGGTTGTCtgtctatttgtgtttgtgtgtgtcagtgtggtgGGGTATCTGTGTGTCTATCTGTGGCATGTGTCTGTATTGTGTGTAATTGTggatgtctgtgtgcatgtgtaactgtgtgtgtgtccaTTTGTGTATGACTgtctttgtggttgtgtgtgtgtgtgtgtgtgtctttttgtgTGTCTACGTGCatatgtgtgggggagagagagaccatACATCGAATGATTAATATTCGGCACACATTGATTCATGAAAGCCACATCATTCAATATGAAATAGCCAGGTTCTACTGGCTAATTTATACAGAATGGGGAAGGGACATTTATGATTTTGTCTGATTGAGAGCACTTTAGACAGAATGCACTTTTCAAGCATGTAATCTCTTGAAATAAATAATTGTGACATAGAATGGGATAGGCTGGCATATTGCATTTCACacatttaaaattaattttaaaatgctATTAATCAGGAGTGGAGCAATTAAATTATATTGTATTTGACGCTTGATGCGATACCATTTATaactattttatatatatatacgtgACAATGGTGCCTTGAAAATCTCGAATGCTGGATCATATAAAGAGTGACAGCTATTTCAGAATGCTTCAGTAAAGTTAATTATTCTTTACTGGAGGGTCTATTTGAATTCCCCTCCCCCTAATGCATGGTATAATTTACATGTTGGATTTCTTTCTCATGATTTCGTGTTGTTTCAGGGAAGTGCAGTGCTCCTGAGGAAAGACGCATGAGAAAAAAAAGTGATAGGCAAACACTGCAGTTTGCGGATTCACACCCTGAGTGAGAAGAGCAGCTGTGAAGACTGCAGGGCCAAATGGGGACTGTACCGCGTACCCAGGACTCTCAGGCTGTGCAGAGATCGACAGCTACAGTGGGCAGTGAAGACCAGGGAGGAAGCTCTTGTAAGAACAGCCAACAGAAACTAACCTCTCCAGACCAACAGAATGCACTGAGCTCCTCATCTGGGCTAAAAGAGAGCATCGTCAACTTGGCCCCTTTGACATTTCAACCCAACCAAGGTGTAGACAATACGTCCAGTAAATCTTCCAATGGAGACCAGGACAAGTGCGATGGAGGTGGAGAACTCGGACAGTGGAGGAAGTCGGGTACAAAGAACAGCAGTCGGGATGATGCAGAGAAAGACAATGCTGTTCCAAACTCATCAGAAGTAGTCCTAGGCAAGCAGACAAAAAGTGTGCTTAAAGCACAGCAGACCAAGCATGCTGACCCAGGACATCCTGGGACTGACTGTCAGCAGACCAAGCATGCTGACCCTGGACATCCTGGGACTGACCATCAGGAGACCAGGCATGCTGACCCAAGACATCCTGGGACTGACCATCAGCAGACCAGGCATGCTGACCCTGGACATCCTGGGACTGACCATCAGGAGACCAGGCATGCTGACCCAAGACATCCTGGGACTGACCATCAGCAGACCAGGCATGCTGACCCAAGACATCCTGGGACTGACCATCAGCAGACCAGGCATGCTGACCCTGGACATCCTGGGACTGACCATCAGCAGACCAAGCATGCTGACCCAGGACATCCTGGGACTGACCATCAGCAGACCAGGCATGCTGACCCTGGACATCCTGGGACTGACCATCAGCAGACCAAGCATGCTGACCCTGGACATCCTGGGACTGTTTGTCAGCAGACCAAGCATGCTGACCCTGGACATCCTGGGACTGACCATCAGCAGACCAAGCATGCTGACCCTGGACCTTCTGAAATCAGCAGTCAGCAGACCAACAGCCAGGACCAAATAGGGAATGAGAAGGGTTCAGATTCAGGTCAAGAGATGGGATGGAGAAATGCACCTCTCCTGAAGGCTGCCCAGAACCATGAAACTGAACAGGATGGCGTtgaaaggagagaggaagagagggctgGGACTAAGAATGACCAGGAGCAGCCAGACCCCAGAATAAAGGATGGATTTCAAGCAGCAACTGTGAAAGGAAAAGTAGCCTCTGATACAGAAATTGAAAACCAAGAGCTGCAATTGGGATATACAAAGGACCGAGAAGCTCCCCATAAAACTGACCCTGCCTTGCCTTTGAAAACTCATGGACAACAGATTGCACTGAGGGGAACTCAGGTGTCCACCCGTGACAGTTCCAGAGAGCACCAGCTAACCATGCAACCATTAGATACGGGGCCAAGTCAGAGGGGGAAAGAACACGAAGAGTCCAAGTTTAAAGATGCGGAGACCATGACGAGCCAGTCTCCAGGCAGCTTCTTCCCTTCCAATTGGAATAAGTCTTGTCGAGATGTTGAGGTCCAGGCTGTTCTGCAAAGTTTTCAGTGTAAGTCCACTGCGACCAGTCCCAAGAGTCCAGTGCCTGGCTCACCAGGGACCTTACTGAGTGACTGTCAGGCACTCCAGAAAGCCCATTCAGAAAGTAGTGAGTCCAAACTCACTGTGGCCAGTGATCAGTCAATGTGCGTCAGTGATATCTACCAGGGGTCAGAGCAACTGAAGGTAACGTGCACCTTTGCAGAAGGATCTGAACAGTCAAATGTCGTCTACGAACTCAGTGAGGAGTTAGCAGGGGTTGTCAAGGTGGAATCTTTCTTATCACAGGTTACTTGCAAAGATAAAAATGACAGCAAGCAGGAATCCCCTAAAGAGCCTGATTATCATCTAAAAACTACCTGCATCAAGAAGAGTGAGTTACTAAATATTAGAGGACATCCAGAATGTGGACAGGGACCCTCTGTCCCTATTGCTAATGAATCAGAACCTGGTGGAACTGGAACATGTGACCATCTAAAGCTCAAAACAGAATCTGAACACTTGAAGGATAGTTCAAAGTTACACACGGGATCCAAACAGTCAAACACCCCTTGTGATAACAGTGAGAAATCAGACCAACCAAAAGTTAATGATAGCAtcaaccaagaatcttcccatcctCCCATTTCATATTGTGTCGCTAAGGGATCTGGCCAGTGTGTTTTTGACGTCACTAGGAAATCGGGCATTGCTGCTAACTTGGATAACAAATCTGACCAGTCACAAGCCAGCAATGATAAATCTGGCCAGTCCCACATTGCTGCTGACAGCAATAAAAAAGATGACCAACCACAGATCAGTAGTAATGAACCTGACCAATCAAAAATGGGACCTGAAATTAGTAGGCAATCTGACCAATCAAAGGATGCCAGTAATGAATCTGACCAATCAAAAATAGAGCCTGGCATCAGTAAGCCATCCCTCTGCTCAAAAACTGCTGTAGACATGCAAAAGGTAGCTGGTCAGTCAAAAATTATAGATAATGGCAATAAGGGATCTGGCCATTTGCAAGCTGCTGGTAACATAATTAAAAGTTCTGGCCAACCACAAAGTGTTAGCAGTGTCAAAAAGGAACCTGATCAGTCAAAGCATGATACCAAAAAGGAAACTAACCAATGTAAAGATGTGCATGACATCAGTGAGGTATCTGTTCAACCACAAACTGTTTGTGACATAAGTAAAGGCTCTGGCCAATTGAAACTTGACTCTGACATCAGCAAAAAATCTGGTCATTTAATGACTTCATATGACAACGATAAGGACTTTGCCCAATCAGAAGCTGGTTATGCCGCTAATAAGGAAACTGGCCAATCAAAAACTGTTCACCAAATCAGTAAGCCGTCTCACTCTTTGGAGTCTGAAAAGCCGAAACATATCATTGATGTGAAAATTAAACAAAAGCAATCGGCCAGTGACTCAAGTAAAGAAACAGAACAGTCAAAGAATGTCCGGGATGTTATCTGGGATGAACAGGGCATGACCTGGGAAGTTTATGGTGCCTCCCTTGACCCTGAATCATTGGGATTTGCCATTCAGTGCCACTTACAGAGACAGATCGTAGAGTACGAGAAGCAAATCAAAGTAAATAATCATAGCATAAGATCAGTGTCTATAGATGCAATGCCCGGGAGTAATAAAGCCAACAAAAGGAGGCAGCAAAATATATTCAGGACAGTTCTACAGAATATGAGGTCCCCACAGTGTTGTCTTCGTCCACAGCCCTCCTCTGTGATTGACTAATGGGAATTGTAGAGTGTTTCAGTGAATCCTCCACATTGTGGCAGACTATTTCATGAGGCTATTTTCTGGACTCGCTTAGGGGCAGATTAAACCTATATTACAGATTTTCTTCCCCCTATAATACATACAGTGGGTGTAGTTATTCTACATGGCCTTTCTATGGTGTATCTGTCTGCTAGAGGCAGATAAGAACCATGTAGGTTGTCTGTTAGACAATAATAACCGCCATTTCTAGACAAAATGATTTGGTTAGATTTTATTTCATAATGAGTAAATTAACACTATAGAGGTGACTGTTCTGTGAAGATTTTATTCTCAGCTTTATTCTTGGGCTTAAGAATATGTATCCATCATCTTGAAGTCCACGACTATCACAGTATGGTCTACAATGCATGAAAACCATTGATATATTTAGATGTTAATGCTTTGAGGGAGAAAGGTTAAATATATAGCCCACGACATTTATAGTTTTGTGTTTCCTGTGCAATGTCCTTTGAAAATCAACTAAGTATTGCAACATTTTAATGTAGAGCCAACATTGCAGTCGTCTAGTGTATAGTTGTAGAAATACAGGGTAATAAATGGCTTTCTAAATTCATTAAGGAAAGAAACACAATACTTTCACAGATGCTTAAGTTTTATGTAACATGAAATATGTGGATTAATATATTGTATTTAGTAAATCAGAACACTTTATATTGCATAAGTATATGATGAGAAATAGCAATATTATACATTTTAGCTTGCTCTCCTAGGTGAAATATATAACTACTTGTACTACTTGTATTTTCGATGCCGTCCCAACAGCTGTCAAGTTTTCTGCCATCTTTTTATATTGTGTTATTGATGTCAACTGTTTACTGTTTGTCTTTTACTAAACCAGGACACTGTTTCCTATTAAAATCCACTCTATATCCATTCCCCTAAATATAATGAGTGATTAGTCCCTGGTATCTGTCCCTTACATACGTAAATGAGGGGGTCTGTTTTAGGTCCCCTTGTCGAAATCGGATAATGGTGAGCAGAGCAGTTGTTGCTAAGCTTTTATGGTTGctgtgtcaccaggaagagggagatGCTCCCTGACTCCACAGTATCCCaatcactcccccccacccccagccccctcccacccacccaacTATATTATTGCACCACCTCTTTCAGACTTAACAAGTGGCTCGATATTCAGCTCATCCAAACAATAGTGAATCAGGCCCGAGGCCCAGTTTCTTAAATGATTATTATGCATTGTATTTTTACATTTCAATATTTTTTTGTTAAAACAATGTGATAAACACGAAAGATATACAGGAAGAATTTCTGTTTTCAAATTTCCCCCAAAGGACTTGAATTATGCTGTGTTGTGCTTTAATAAGGACCAGACATCTTTGATTTCTTGTGGGATGGCCATTTTGTTTTGAGGCAACCCTTGACGCTTAGACTGAGAAGAAAAAGAaggtgtatttacatagcaccagcACCTTTAACAAGCTTAGGACATGATaacacactttacagccaattaagtaactTATGCAGAGTAGTTACTGTTATATTGTAGGAAATGCAGTGGCcatattgtgcacagcaagctcccacaaacgggatTGAGATAAATGCCCAGATGATCTGCTTTAGCTGTTGGTTGAGGGGTAGAGGGGTCACcttgagaactcccctgctctttttcaaaaaatGCTGGGGGATGTTTTATATCCATCCAAGAAGGCAGACGGGGCTTCGGTGTCATGTCTCATAGATAGCACTTCCGACAATGCAGCGTCCCTCAGGTCTCTGGCATGGATTtttaactcacaaccttctgactcaggtaaaattgttaccattgagccaaggcactGTCTCCATTGAGAATTGGGGTGGACGGGATGAAAAATGGTGCCTATTTTTACTTACCTAGATTCCCTCAGGCAGGGCTCGTCAACATACAACACATCCATCTACATTTGCATCGGCGTATTGTAAGTTGATGCTTATTTCCTGTCATTGGTGCCATAGCAACACTGGGCACCAGGGTCACCAGCTAAAAGGCTGGCCAATGGATCACAAAGCAATTGAGGGAACTCATCGTTCAGCCTTTGCTGAGAGACCAGAGGCTGCTGCCACTGTTACACTGTGGTAGACCTCTGAGGCTAGTTGCTGCTAGATTCTGCCCACAATCTGACTGGACTCACGCCTACAAGATCTTAACGTTCCAGAGGCCAGAATCAGCTATTCCAATGCTTTCTTCCCGACCCCTAATTCTAAACCCTGTACAAACTTAGCCAAGATTTCTGCTTGCATGTAGCCTAATCTTGCACAAATCCCATTTGTTTGTCAACCCCATgtccttgctgatctacactggttccTGATCCGCCAACCTCCAAATGACAATTCTCAACCTCGTACTTAAATGGCTTCATGGACTCATTTCCCTGTTGAGTCTAGAACATCTTTCACCTTTGTGACACCTTacttctccccttcccccaacaccccgacaaactctctgtttctctgactctgGCTTCCTGTACTACCTCTTACCTTCACTCCACCATCACTGGTGGCTGCACCTTCTGCCGCCGAGGACTCACATTGAGGAGTTCCCTATGTAAACCACTCCGCCTCTCTTAGCTTCCTCTCCCCGTTTAAGACCACGCTTAAAACTCACCTGTCAGACCAACCTCGGTTTCCCTTCTGTATCCTCTCCTTTGGCTTGCCAGTCATTTTTCTTTGCCTTACATCTCCATGAGACACCTTGAGAAGTTGTTTTTACATTGAAGGCCCTTGTATCAATGCAAATTGATGTTTAAGGATGGGATTTACTTTTGGTTCCTCAGTTGGAAATTTCAGTCCCTGAGACAGAAAGCAATATCTATTTTGCATTTTATAACTCCTCGTGTATAATCTCCTTTGGGCCATCAGTATGATAATCACTTTCTTTTAAATTATGCCAGTCTGCTAAAAGTAGCTAGGCTTGATTATTTCAGTCAGTGTCAGCCACACAATGAGGTCAATCATTCAGCATGGCAACTTTCATTCTATTAGTGGTAGGAGTAATTACATTCTAATCAAATTAACTTTGTGTTCATGAGCCTCACCTAATTCAACGTGTTCTTTGAGTAAGTCCCCAGTTGTATAATAGTATTCATTGTCGGTTTTTTTGGGTTAATCTAAGCTTTTGCAATAAGTCAATGCTTTATAAAACATGGATATCCCCACTCTGCTACAAAGCACTCTGTCATATTTTCCTTTTAATGTCATCACGCTCatattactttctctggattttggTTCCTTGCCAAAAGAGTTTATTGTCTGCTTTCATACAGTGGAACTATTTGTTCTCTCCTCTCTTTAAAATTCCCTTTGATCATGCTGCTGCACAATGTTCTGAGCACCCAAACTCGTCCTACCATTGGAATCATTTGTCCATTGGAAACTGCTGAGTCAGGTTTCTGGCAAAGTTACTGAAGGTGTTGCAGCATGAAATCAGAACCAGTGGTAGACTGCTGTTCACCTTAATTAGTGTCCCAGCAAAAGCTTGCTTTACCTGGTTCCTATGTGGCTCTTTCCCCAAATGAGACCTTATACTGaggacctgtctgccctctcgggtaggagcaaaagatcccatggcactatttcaaaggaggACAGTGGAGTGCTCAACCACATTTATTCCGCAACCACCATTGATAGGGGGGCGTATCGACCAAATGGCAGTAGTTGTTGATCAGTGGGGTATCGGGTGGGGTGGGTGTCAGTCAGTGTTGAGGGGGAGGCTCTGGTAGCAGCTGCATGCTTTGAGttgcggggtgggtgggggtggggggggggtggtggttgggatgaatactcctgctcctcctggctccacattcagctAAATATATTGAAAACAGTTGTGGAGTTTAAGGATTGTCTGCTGGACCAGATATTAACCTGGTTTCCTAGTTCTGAATGCCTCAGGACAGACCAGTCTTGCAGAGGGTGCCTCCAACAGACATTAGATGCCTTATTTGCGCATGTTTTAGACATGGGTACTGCATGCGATATTTTGGCATTTATCAATATGGCGGGTGGCACATTTCAAGCTCATAATGAGCACATGCTTCTTGTCTGATATATTGAAGGCCATTTAGTGCCTGAAAAACGGGTGATTGAGGAGCCAGATTTCTAGGTCTTAGTGAAGATCACCGTACTTTGTCGTTAGAATAAACCAAATTCACTTTGACTAACGGAAAGTTTCTCTCAAACCTTCCAAACAGGCCCTCAGTACTAGCTGATCTGAAAGAGATGAAACCTGTGCAAGCATGAAacaatgacaacaacaacttgcattta from Heterodontus francisci isolate sHetFra1 chromosome 1, sHetFra1.hap1, whole genome shotgun sequence harbors:
- the LOC137376912 gene encoding treacle protein-like produces the protein MGTVPRTQDSQAVQRSTATVGSEDQGGSSCKNSQQKLTSPDQQNALSSSSGLKESIVNLAPLTFQPNQGVDNTSSKSSNGDQDKCDGGGELGQWRKSGTKNSSRDDAEKDNAVPNSSEVVLGKQTKSVLKAQQTKHADPGHPGTDCQQTKHADPGHPGTDHQETRHADPRHPGTDHQQTRHADPGHPGTDHQETRHADPRHPGTDHQQTRHADPRHPGTDHQQTRHADPGHPGTDHQQTKHADPGHPGTDHQQTRHADPGHPGTDHQQTKHADPGHPGTVCQQTKHADPGHPGTDHQQTKHADPGPSEISSQQTNSQDQIGNEKGSDSGQEMGWRNAPLLKAAQNHETEQDGVERREEERAGTKNDQEQPDPRIKDGFQAATVKGKVASDTEIENQELQLGYTKDREAPHKTDPALPLKTHGQQIALRGTQVSTRDSSREHQLTMQPLDTGPSQRGKEHEESKFKDAETMTSQSPGSFFPSNWNKSCRDVEVQAVLQSFQCKSTATSPKSPVPGSPGTLLSDCQALQKAHSESSESKLTVASDQSMCVSDIYQGSEQLKVTCTFAEGSEQSNVVYELSEELAGVVKVESFLSQVTCKDKNDSKQESPKEPDYHLKTTCIKKSELLNIRGHPECGQGPSVPIANESEPGGTGTCDHLKLKTESEHLKDSSKLHTGSKQSNTPCDNSEKSDQPKVNDSINQESSHPPISYCVAKGSGQCVFDVTRKSGIAANLDNKSDQSQASNDKSGQSHIAADSNKKDDQPQISSNEPDQSKMGPEISRQSDQSKDASNESDQSKIEPGISKPSLCSKTAVDMQKVAGQSKIIDNGNKGSGHLQAAGNIIKSSGQPQSVSSVKKEPDQSKHDTKKETNQCKDVHDISEVSVQPQTVCDISKGSGQLKLDSDISKKSGHLMTSYDNDKDFAQSEAGYAANKETGQSKTVHQISKPSHSLESEKPKHIIDVKIKQKQSASDSSKETEQSKNVRDVIWDEQGMTWEVYGASLDPESLGFAIQCHLQRQIVEYEKQIKVNNHSIRSVSIDAMPGSNKANKRRQQNIFRTVLQNMRSPQCCLRPQPSSVID